Proteins encoded together in one Desulfonatronovibrio magnus window:
- the hysB gene encoding NiFeSe hydrogenase small subunit translates to MSLTRRDFVKICGGTVAGLGISQMIHPGLLMAMENEAKKAPVIWVQGQGCTGCSVSLLNAVHPSIKNVLLNIISLEYHPTVMAAKGVLAMDHLFEVADKYEGKFFLAIEGSVPKAADGKYCYVGERDGEHITMLEMTKTLGSKCAATLSLGTCSAYGGIPAAWGNLTDAVPVTQIYQENNINKPVINVPGCPPHPDWMVGTVAHVLLYGIPELDNHLRPKLFFGSNIHDNCPYRSYYDQGVMSKTFTEKKACRYEIGCKAPHVNADCWKRRWNNGVNWCVENAVCIGCVEPGFPDMMSPFYEAV, encoded by the coding sequence ATGAGCTTAACCAGACGCGATTTTGTTAAAATCTGCGGCGGGACCGTGGCTGGCCTGGGAATCTCCCAGATGATCCATCCGGGTCTTTTGATGGCCATGGAAAATGAGGCCAAAAAAGCACCTGTGATTTGGGTCCAGGGACAGGGCTGTACCGGATGTTCCGTCTCACTTCTTAATGCTGTCCACCCCAGTATTAAGAATGTTCTCTTGAACATTATCAGCTTGGAGTATCACCCCACTGTCATGGCAGCAAAAGGTGTACTGGCAATGGATCACCTTTTCGAGGTGGCTGACAAGTATGAGGGGAAATTTTTCCTGGCCATTGAAGGCTCAGTTCCTAAAGCTGCTGATGGAAAGTACTGTTACGTAGGTGAACGGGATGGTGAGCATATTACCATGCTGGAGATGACCAAGACTTTGGGCAGTAAATGCGCTGCTACTCTGTCTCTTGGTACATGTTCTGCCTACGGCGGTATTCCAGCTGCCTGGGGTAATTTAACTGATGCTGTTCCAGTGACTCAGATTTATCAGGAAAACAACATTAACAAGCCGGTAATCAATGTACCGGGCTGTCCACCCCATCCAGACTGGATGGTGGGAACCGTGGCCCATGTGCTGCTTTATGGTATTCCTGAACTTGACAATCATCTAAGGCCCAAGCTCTTTTTTGGCTCCAATATTCATGATAACTGTCCTTACAGAAGTTATTACGATCAGGGCGTCATGAGCAAGACCTTTACTGAAAAGAAAGCCTGCCGTTATGAAATCGGCTGCAAAGCACCCCACGTCAATGCCGACTGCTGGAAAAGACGCTGGAATAATGGCGTTAACTGGTGCGTGGAAAATGCAGTATGCATCGGTTGTGTAGAGCCCGGTTTCCCGGATATGATGTCACCATTTTATGAGGCAGTCTAA
- a CDS encoding class I SAM-dependent methyltransferase codes for MTKLDINCLATINFEVNWKSSQAEHTEKYLARKVNLWRDIFPPGLKEALLDESNSGQVTKEYPPGQAVPARSNSDTIKTNLNHFIRKKFLGKPLEPSPGRFYPRGLLGGVHFFPQDSRPCRIINVNQNELTVDCSHPLTDYHLTISATVENYAPNRSETGGRLSHWAEEILDTGPGMQARMSHGPTDFIRSGFSRVDDSDDAFFYHAPRMVNHIDAQAMEFLAREYARHIRPGMKVLDLMSSVHSHLPLEIDLSVTGLGLNSQEMEANPRLTSHVIHDLNKKPFLHFEDAVFDAVLCSLSVEYLTDPYQVAREAVRVLAPGGTFCIGFSNRWFPPKVTHLWQELHEFERLGLVQDLMLDTGAVGDIKTISIRNWWRPEDDPHTEQTWISDPVYVVTGIKKHVT; via the coding sequence ATGACAAAATTAGACATTAATTGTTTAGCTACCATCAATTTTGAGGTTAACTGGAAAAGTTCGCAAGCCGAGCACACTGAAAAATATCTTGCGCGCAAAGTGAATCTTTGGCGAGATATATTCCCCCCTGGTCTCAAGGAAGCTCTTCTGGATGAGTCCAACTCCGGGCAGGTTACTAAAGAATATCCCCCCGGTCAGGCAGTACCTGCCAGATCTAATAGTGATACCATCAAAACTAATCTTAATCATTTTATACGCAAAAAGTTTCTTGGCAAACCGCTGGAACCCTCTCCAGGGCGTTTCTATCCCCGAGGCCTGCTGGGAGGAGTTCATTTTTTTCCGCAGGACAGCCGGCCCTGCAGAATTATTAATGTTAATCAAAATGAACTTACAGTTGACTGCTCCCACCCTTTAACTGATTATCATTTGACCATCAGCGCCACAGTAGAAAACTACGCTCCCAATAGAAGTGAGACAGGGGGCAGGCTCTCTCACTGGGCTGAAGAAATTCTGGACACAGGACCAGGAATGCAGGCTCGGATGTCCCATGGACCAACTGATTTTATCAGGTCAGGATTTTCCAGGGTCGATGATTCTGATGATGCCTTTTTTTACCATGCCCCAAGGATGGTCAATCACATTGACGCGCAGGCCATGGAGTTTCTCGCCCGTGAGTATGCCCGGCACATCCGGCCAGGGATGAAAGTGCTGGACTTGATGAGCAGCGTACATTCACATCTGCCTCTTGAGATTGACCTCAGTGTTACCGGACTGGGTCTTAACAGTCAGGAAATGGAGGCAAATCCCAGACTTACGTCTCATGTAATCCATGATTTAAACAAAAAGCCGTTTCTGCATTTTGAAGACGCAGTTTTTGATGCGGTATTGTGCAGCCTTTCGGTAGAATACTTGACTGATCCTTATCAGGTTGCAAGAGAAGCCGTCAGGGTGCTTGCACCGGGCGGTACATTCTGCATTGGATTCAGTAATCGCTGGTTTCCTCCCAAAGTAACACATCTTTGGCAGGAACTGCACGAGTTTGAGCGGCTGGGACTTGTGCAGGACTTGATGCTTGATACCGGTGCTGTAGGAGATATAAAAACCATAAGCATTCGCAACTGGTGGAGACCTGAAGATGATCCCCATACAGAACAGACCTGGATCAGTGATCCTGTTTATGTTGTGACAGGTATTAAAAAACATGTAACATAA
- a CDS encoding SRPBCC family protein: MNRLRYEQTLPISLDQAWNFFSMPENLCRITPDWMCFDIKHKDAEHMYPGMIIEYSIKAVAGIPMSWITEITHVEKPYFFVDEQRQGPYRFWHHQHHFRQTDAGVEVTDTVHYSLYFGMLAEPVRRLLVLPKLKEIFSFRRDALERIFSSRSY; the protein is encoded by the coding sequence ATGAATCGTTTACGCTATGAACAGACTCTTCCCATATCATTAGATCAGGCATGGAACTTTTTTTCCATGCCGGAAAACCTATGCCGCATCACTCCTGACTGGATGTGTTTTGACATTAAGCATAAAGATGCAGAGCATATGTATCCTGGGATGATAATTGAATACAGCATCAAGGCGGTGGCCGGGATACCCATGAGCTGGATCACAGAAATCACTCATGTAGAAAAACCGTATTTTTTTGTAGACGAACAAAGACAGGGCCCTTATCGCTTCTGGCACCATCAGCATCATTTCAGACAGACTGATGCAGGGGTTGAGGTTACCGATACCGTTCATTATTCTTTATACTTCGGTATGCTGGCTGAGCCAGTGCGAAGATTACTTGTCCTGCCGAAACTCAAAGAGATTTTTTCTTTTCGCAGAGATGCCCTGGAAAGGATTTTTTCCAGCAGGTCGTATTGA
- a CDS encoding TraB/GumN family protein gives MDNNHQLNSENLTHVKLNDKDIYLLGTAHVSKQSVEDVKNAVHDLQPDAICVELCPSRYQVLVQEDAWQKMDIYRVVKENKALFLLAQLGLSTFYRKIGEKLGVKPGAEMLEGVNQAENTGARLVLADRDVNITLKRIWSSLSIWSKFKLLSHLFLSMMFQGNIEKEDIEKLKNKDQLQMVMDEFAKSFPQVQKTLVDERDQYLAHKISTSQGHKTLAIVGAAHVPGIVKYLSQNIDPAPLTAAPPPAVWPTFIKWGIPILIAALLLIGFLTQGTAHSVQSIYIWVLVNGIFSAIGVTLAMAHPLTILSAFLAAPITSLNPTMAAGWIAGLVQAWVKKPIVKDLENLPKALTTLKGFWLNPICRILLVVVLANLGSSLGTFVAGTWIATRIF, from the coding sequence ATGGATAATAATCATCAATTAAATTCAGAAAATCTGACCCATGTTAAACTAAATGACAAAGACATCTATCTCCTGGGCACAGCCCATGTTTCAAAACAAAGTGTAGAGGATGTCAAAAACGCGGTGCATGACCTGCAGCCCGATGCCATCTGCGTTGAACTCTGCCCTTCAAGATATCAGGTGCTGGTTCAAGAAGACGCCTGGCAAAAAATGGATATTTACCGTGTAGTTAAAGAAAACAAAGCCCTCTTTCTTCTGGCCCAGCTTGGGCTGAGTACATTTTACCGAAAAATTGGGGAAAAGCTCGGGGTTAAACCTGGAGCTGAAATGCTGGAAGGCGTCAATCAGGCGGAAAATACCGGAGCACGCCTGGTCCTGGCAGACCGCGACGTCAACATAACATTAAAACGCATCTGGTCTTCCTTGTCTATCTGGTCCAAATTTAAACTTCTAAGCCACCTTTTTCTAAGCATGATGTTCCAGGGCAATATTGAAAAAGAAGATATTGAAAAACTTAAAAATAAAGATCAGCTGCAAATGGTCATGGATGAATTTGCCAAGTCTTTTCCCCAGGTTCAAAAAACTCTTGTTGATGAGCGAGACCAGTATCTGGCCCATAAAATATCCACAAGTCAGGGGCATAAAACGTTAGCTATTGTTGGCGCGGCCCATGTGCCGGGAATTGTCAAATATCTGAGCCAGAACATTGATCCAGCCCCTCTGACAGCGGCACCCCCGCCTGCTGTCTGGCCCACTTTTATCAAATGGGGCATTCCCATCCTCATTGCAGCTCTTTTGCTGATAGGTTTTCTGACTCAGGGTACAGCTCACTCAGTTCAGTCCATTTATATCTGGGTTCTGGTCAATGGGATTTTTTCCGCTATAGGTGTAACCTTGGCCATGGCCCATCCCCTGACCATTCTGAGTGCTTTTCTGGCCGCACCCATAACAAGCCTCAACCCTACAATGGCAGCAGGCTGGATAGCAGGTCTGGTGCAGGCATGGGTTAAAAAACCCATTGTCAAGGATCTGGAAAATCTGCCCAAGGCTCTGACTACACTCAAAGGATTCTGGCTCAATCCTATTTGCAGAATTTTGCTTGTTGTGGTATTGGCCAATCTCGGCAGTTCTCTTGGCACGTTTGTGGCCGGTACATGGATAGCAACCAGGATATTCTAA
- a CDS encoding EAL domain-containing protein: MKCICEKNPEIICGKGTLIFFCRAVDLLHHVRKHCEQKLLLWEDIPGGVIVRTLSTHDFLKTFCLSPEISDPEKQAIKFVFLEKGDRIDPAHLASIQSILNYARVLDAADLLEILEENRLTTFFQPIVDIRKQSIFGHECLLRGLGNKGEIISPGYLLNKARDSEILHRLDRQARETALTTAQNSKAMGHLFINFIPTTIYEPSNCLKKTFAVMKNLDIDPNRIVFEVVETESVRDTKHLKGILKYYKEQGMKTALDDMGSGYSSLRLLTEIMPDYIKIDAAIIRDIHQNTLKQSIFKALSNASSDNGIKVLAEGVETKDELDFILTCNVDLVQGYYFAKPQAEPVQKLRDFL; encoded by the coding sequence ATGAAGTGCATTTGTGAAAAAAATCCGGAAATCATATGTGGAAAAGGTACGCTCATATTTTTCTGTCGGGCTGTGGACCTTTTACATCATGTTCGTAAGCATTGTGAGCAAAAACTCCTGCTCTGGGAAGATATCCCAGGCGGTGTCATTGTGCGAACCCTTTCAACTCATGACTTTCTCAAAACTTTCTGTCTGTCTCCGGAGATATCCGACCCTGAAAAACAGGCTATCAAGTTTGTATTTCTCGAAAAGGGAGACCGTATTGATCCTGCTCATCTTGCAAGTATACAAAGCATACTCAACTATGCCCGTGTCCTTGATGCAGCAGATCTGTTGGAAATTCTTGAAGAAAACAGGCTGACAACTTTTTTCCAACCCATAGTAGACATCAGAAAGCAGAGCATTTTTGGGCATGAGTGTCTGCTCAGGGGGCTGGGCAATAAAGGAGAAATAATTTCGCCCGGATACCTTTTAAATAAAGCAAGAGACTCGGAAATACTGCACCGGTTAGATCGACAGGCCAGAGAAACTGCCCTGACCACAGCCCAAAATTCCAAAGCCATGGGACATCTTTTTATCAACTTTATTCCCACAACTATTTATGAACCGTCCAACTGTCTGAAAAAAACTTTCGCAGTCATGAAAAATCTGGACATTGATCCCAATAGAATAGTATTTGAAGTTGTGGAAACTGAATCTGTCAGAGATACAAAGCACCTCAAGGGTATCTTAAAATATTACAAGGAACAAGGGATGAAAACCGCTCTGGATGATATGGGCAGCGGATACTCCAGCCTGAGGCTGCTCACGGAAATAATGCCGGATTACATCAAAATAGACGCAGCAATCATTCGCGATATACACCAAAACACTCTTAAGCAGTCTATTTTCAAAGCCCTGTCCAATGCATCTTCAGATAATGGCATCAAAGTTCTGGCTGAAGGAGTCGAAACCAAAGATGAACTTGACTTCATTCTTACCTGCAATGTTGATTTGGTCCAGGGTTATTACTTTGCAAAGCCTCAAGCCGAACCTGTCCAAAAATTACGTGATTTTCTATAA
- a CDS encoding stage II sporulation protein M, whose protein sequence is MPLPDNRFFPMLNEALQTIRAARPFILSAVLVYCAAAVAGWVYPGELQFMEDQFMELAKRFQDLNFIEFSTRIFMHNLVASYLAMCFVTLFGIIPMILAAFNGLLLGWFAGWLPEVSWMQLAVMLVPHGMFEWPAMFIAFGVGMWRGMGGMFTGTTLTWWQLWKKANYAYFFVVVPLLFVAAIIEGRYHLLT, encoded by the coding sequence ATGCCCCTTCCTGACAACAGATTTTTTCCCATGCTTAATGAGGCTTTGCAAACCATACGTGCTGCCCGGCCGTTTATTCTTTCAGCAGTATTAGTATACTGTGCCGCTGCTGTGGCTGGTTGGGTTTATCCCGGCGAACTCCAATTTATGGAAGATCAATTTATGGAACTCGCCAAACGATTCCAGGATTTAAACTTTATTGAGTTTTCCACGCGTATTTTTATGCATAATCTGGTGGCATCTTACCTTGCCATGTGTTTTGTGACATTATTCGGGATCATTCCCATGATCCTGGCTGCATTCAACGGTCTCCTTCTGGGCTGGTTTGCAGGATGGCTGCCCGAGGTATCATGGATGCAACTGGCTGTAATGCTTGTACCCCATGGCATGTTTGAATGGCCTGCCATGTTCATTGCCTTTGGCGTGGGCATGTGGCGAGGAATGGGTGGAATGTTTACCGGCACCACCCTAACCTGGTGGCAGCTCTGGAAAAAAGCCAATTATGCCTACTTTTTTGTCGTCGTACCTCTGCTTTTTGTTGCAGCCATCATAGAGGGGCGCTATCATTTACTGACATGA
- a CDS encoding M23 family metallopeptidase, whose amino-acid sequence MKYRFKKSFYILIALLVLIGGGYTYFKFADKIEPVITMQPEITYTNGRQPLTVQAQDLGRGLKEVTVRIIQNGEVHGENIHDFDSALQSFEKKIDLADLSQGQFQVEVIARDRSIVNWGKGNVTKFKRSMVYDTRPPSISVLTNVHNLNQGGSGLIMYSLSKDVVKTGVVLGDYFFPAFQQPDGTYHCMFAFPHDADPANDVPRIMAIDIAGNEQISGFNYHVNARSFRDDRLNIGDNFLRSQMPQFETDFPQEHDPFGIFLRVNREMREDNRRKIEEIATRTSPILDFDGVFMRKPNSAQMAGFADRRTYFYQDREIDRQVHLGVDLASVAQAPIPAANKGQVVFAGPIGIYGQTVVIDHGLGLQTLYAHLSSIDVHEGQTVNRGDSIGRTGTTGLAVGDHLHFEVLISGISVNPIEWWDGSWINNNITSKLN is encoded by the coding sequence ATGAAATACCGATTTAAGAAAAGCTTTTACATTCTAATTGCTTTGTTAGTTCTGATTGGAGGCGGTTATACTTATTTCAAGTTTGCAGACAAAATAGAACCTGTTATCACAATGCAGCCTGAAATAACTTATACTAATGGACGTCAGCCTCTGACTGTTCAAGCCCAGGATCTTGGACGAGGTCTTAAGGAAGTCACTGTCAGAATCATTCAAAATGGTGAGGTCCATGGTGAGAATATCCATGATTTTGACAGTGCCCTGCAGTCTTTTGAGAAAAAAATTGACCTTGCTGACTTAAGTCAGGGGCAATTTCAGGTGGAGGTCATTGCCCGGGACAGATCTATCGTCAATTGGGGCAAGGGAAATGTTACTAAATTTAAACGCAGCATGGTCTATGACACCCGGCCACCATCCATCTCAGTGTTGACCAATGTCCACAACCTGAACCAGGGAGGTTCCGGGCTGATTATGTATAGCCTTTCTAAGGATGTGGTTAAAACAGGTGTGGTCCTGGGCGATTATTTTTTCCCTGCTTTCCAGCAGCCTGACGGAACCTATCATTGCATGTTTGCATTTCCCCATGACGCTGATCCTGCCAACGATGTTCCCAGGATCATGGCGATAGATATTGCCGGCAACGAGCAGATCTCAGGGTTCAACTATCACGTCAATGCCAGAAGTTTCCGCGACGACCGCCTCAATATTGGCGACAACTTCCTGCGTTCCCAGATGCCCCAGTTTGAAACTGACTTTCCCCAGGAACATGATCCATTTGGAATCTTTTTGCGAGTCAATAGAGAAATGCGTGAGGACAATCGCCGCAAAATAGAAGAGATTGCTACAAGAACATCACCCATCCTCGACTTTGACGGTGTATTCATGCGTAAGCCCAACTCTGCTCAAATGGCTGGCTTTGCAGATCGAAGAACATACTTTTATCAGGACCGGGAGATAGATCGGCAGGTTCACCTCGGAGTCGATCTGGCTTCAGTTGCACAGGCGCCCATTCCAGCTGCTAATAAAGGCCAGGTGGTCTTTGCCGGCCCCATAGGTATTTACGGACAAACAGTAGTCATAGACCATGGTTTAGGGCTTCAGACCCTGTATGCGCACTTAAGCAGCATAGATGTTCATGAAGGGCAAACGGTCAACAGGGGCGACTCTATTGGCCGTACCGGCACAACAGGACTTGCCGTGGGTGATCATCTGCATTTTGAAGTCCTTATTTCGGGCATTTCCGTTAACCCGATAGAATGGTGGGACGGCAGCTGGATCAACAACAACATAACATCCAAGCTGAATTAA